From Rhopalosiphum padi isolate XX-2018 chromosome 2, ASM2088224v1, whole genome shotgun sequence:
TTTATGTGTTGTTTCCATTTAATGTATGCATAACGTAGTAAATTGGTTAGCAGTTTTTGTTTAGCTTCATTAGTTTGAATTTTAGGtagaataaatttacttattattaaacttaaaagtaacaatattttttacacgagagttaaattattttgtttaataaaatttaaatattaaaattaataatgctgAATTGCTGAACATTAATGTATTGTGTTAGCACTTGTAAAACGAAGACTAAATACGTGGGAAAAATCCAATTAATACTTATGACGAAGTAACAACTTACTTCTTTTGCTCTCTCGGGCTCAGCAGGCTTAGTGATGATCGCCGTACCATTACACACAAATGCGGTGTCGTCAACGAAAGCACACCAAGGTGTATCTTCGTCTGCTGGCATTTCGATCACGTCAAGACCAATGTCTCGCAGGGCTTGAACGTAGTTCTCATGTTGCCGTTTCGCTCGATCGTAGTCCAACGTCGGTTGCCGGTCTTTTAGCGACCGTGGTAAACGGTTAACTACTGCATGTGTGTAACGGGTTGTTGGCATCTTAACAATTTGTTCTCGCTAGCTGACACCTGAGTTTTGACGTATCTATAGCGGCAAGTGGTTTCGTAAGTTTCGTTAGTAATGAGTAATgatcaatgataaaaataaaaaatgataattttttagcCACGAACCAGtaaccacgattaaagatacaCGGTTGCGTGACGGTCTTTAATATATGCGGGTTTGTAGGCTTGTGGCTTCGCAAACACTTACATGTTACTTAAATTACATTCTtatcaaattatacaaaaacctGCTCATTGCTAGCGCTTCCAGTGGAATATGTGGTATACTATAGTGTCTATATAGGCCTATTGTACTGGCAACTGAATTCTGGATCGCCGTCTTTGAAGATCATCTGAATTTGTAATTAACTGTTATGATATGCACAattctaaaattatacttaacataCATGATAGATATAATGTTGCAAAATGCGATTTCTTCGACATTTGTATTTAACTATTCAAAAGAAATACAAGATATAGTATCtagatacatacataataataaataataatattgttaaactgTAACTTTTGAGGTATTAGGTACCAAATTTCAGTAGAACGGATTAAATgggtatttaataagtattttatatcaaataaattataaaaaaaaacaaaacaattttaagtcctttcgaataatattataaaaattaatctaaaaattgtttgatgaaattgttttttttatgcgttaaaatttaattttgtcaaaatataaacttcaaaaaattataaaaatatttatgcaattaagctcaataatatttataattcttgtTAGAAAAACTGATATGGATTATTACATTGATTaactatacctactattatgacaaaatgtttaaattatgaataaagtaaaagtacctacctacctagtacctatattatattataattgtatttgtgaTGCAAAAAGATTGTTGCCCCCTCCCCCAAGATCTTTGCTCTGGATCCGTGCCTGGTTGGATCTTAGAgatatttttaaagttcataattttctaaataatttaatgttgtataattaactatatcaataacaattatagtaTACGGCCCAGTGGCGAATCCAGgattttaatatagaaaataattttagtatagaaGGTTTAACCAACTATGTGAACTACCTACAAAGTCGCTTGCTGCGCTCAACATTTACCTTATTTACAGTGCCATAAAAACCGGGTGTGCAGAGTGTACATCGCACACGGGTCACAGGCCTCATAATTTATTGCAGGGCCtcagaaaaatgtataacttactTACTAACTTgggtattattatgttataatatgaaatcatttttaacCTTGCCAAAGGCAACAATTGAATTTTGTTATGAGTCCTTAGCCTGTAAAATTGGGaaggaaaatttttaaaacgtacACTTCATAGAGCGCACTCACGTTTCGTTTATTTCATGTAAAAAGGTAGAACAGGCGCGTATGCCTGTATTATTGAAATGCACGAACTAACTGAAGCAAATAtcagaaaatgaatttattgtatttaatttgccTATCCATATCGCCGTgcgttgaaatttgaaaattgtattattgtttattgaaaacaaaacactaaaaatattaaaaataaatattttaacttcagaTTATGatcgaattatatttttatttctgtctCACAATTTCAGTAGATAATACATAAGTTTATACTCATAATATCACAACTACTAACGAAGTAAGTTGCTATGATTGCAAAACTTAGTTCTCACCGAATTTTCATTATTCCTACACAATTGCAGGTCTAGTTTTATATACTActttatacttacctatattattttacataatattttgttactaagtataaagtatattcaatattaataaatatagttatttataaatttcaactaaaaaaaaaaaaaaaaatagaacatgTCATCCATACCTTGAATAgtcaaactatttttaaaattataccatttaagcgaatgataataatcattttaagtaTCCacgaatatttgatatttaatactacaaaaaaaaaatcaattttgtcaaaaacttgttttgcgtaaaaatttctgttttttgttaaatttttgaagaatactataaaattttcatttttaacacaAGACAGGCGCGCCCTTGGGGGGATAATATAGAATTTGGGGCCCTGAAAAGGGCGATTTTATGTTTTCCCCGTGAGAGAGCACTGTATCGGGATTAACCGCCCGGCAGGGAAGAGAGTTGTCGTTGATCGACACGTATTCACTCGTGTGGCGTGATGCCGCGGACGTCTGCAGCGTACACCTAACACTACGCGATGGCACTTCGAGAACGTTCGTCGGGCGTCATAGGTATGACGATCCCGATAATCGATTAGCCCTGAGCGGTGCACGTCGATATAATATTGCCGACGGTGGTACAATGTAGAACACCACCGACACAACACGTCGTTAGTGAAGTCAGCGATGATGACTGCCGTGACTTATTCTGTACTAGTTCGTGACGTTTGGTCGACaattctatactatattatagtattttctgATCTGGGCGTACTGTTATGGTCCGGTTTAGTCGACGGTGTTCGGTATCCACTAATGGTAAGCTTCACCCGATCGTCTGGGTCTGGGACATAGATACCTCATACGGCAATACCGCGATAATCGATTGCCGGTGGTAGCTTCGTAGAAGCTGGCAAGCTGAGTCGGCAGTTCGGCACCACCCGACTACCCGAGACAGCTGAGGTGAACAACCAGATAATGCTCTGCGCCTGTGCGCAGTTTTATGTGACCCACCACGTTACTCTATCCCCAGCCTTAATGTTCCGTAGACGGACGGTATCGAGCCGGCAGTGGCCGCTTAGCTCGGATAGTCGTCCCGCGTCTGAGCGGATGAGGACTGGAGTGAGGAGCTACGTGTATATTCCCCGCCGATGCCATACCGTATTGCCACAAGCGGTTCGATTACCTTGAGCTACACGAAAGTGCTAGGACCAAACACCAAAGGGCACGGGTACTGCAACGGCGGAACGCGTCGTGGTCACCGGTTTGGTGGAgagcataaaaatatttgaccaGCCGGCGTCCGTGAGGACATAAGTCTGGTGTTCGTGACAGGTCTGTATAGACGATGTCTGCCGGTGGTCGCCGGGTAGAAGCCGTCGAAGCTGTGCACCATTGAGTCGACACTACCCGTCTACCACAGTATCTTCTGGTCTGAGCGTAATGCTACGATCCGGCGTAATCGACGGTGTTCGCCCGGTGATCGGTATATCTGCTAACCGTGAGCTTCGTCCAGTCGCTTTTCTCTTCTCTTACTGGGTTCGCCGCCAATCGTCTGGGTCTTATTTCTTCATTTTCTTCTGCTTCTTTTCTTAGTTCTTGCCAGTTTGAAGCCTTGAAGGTTGAGAGTAGACTGACGGTATTCTGAAACGCATTCGTATTTATACCCGTCGGCGTCAGTTATTTGGACGTTGATTAATCTATCGTTGTTGATATGACGATgagttattacattattatcagCTATCACATAATACATAGTTGAAATTATGCTATTTttccttattatatttttgattctcTTTGGTGTAGAATGGTATGTTTTTTATTAGCTCTTctacatctataatatattttaacaattaataaaataataatatgtttatataaatccTTTTCAAAATCTGAAATACctactcaaaattatttaaatattttatgtaaatttgttaattaaatatcaattaacaataacaattaattaataatacccaAGTTTATAAGTAAGTTCtacatttttcttaaaactTAGATGTGACTTGTTTTCTTATCTCTTATAGTTCTATTAAATGTTggataacttatttataatatattttatatattattatatttaaaatgaggTAAATTGCGACCGCAGCGATAGACTTTGTAATACATATAGTTGGTTAAACCTCTACACAGTGACCATTCGTTAGTGAGGCAGACCCACagtattaaaatcttaaatccTGAGTTCGTCTTTGCTAGGttcttacctattatattatatttatacaatatattaatatggatTGTGGACGgttagtatatacaatatactatgtacatatactaaattgtatttaatattaaaatcattttaatctcGCCAAACCACTGactaatttataaatcttattaaaaaattatattttttaatgtaataatttattatttttttttgatttttatattcttaatcgGAACATTTCTTAGGATTGTAAtagcatttataaaaatagaaacaaatgAACGAACAGTTCATTAAAGTTATAcgtttataagtaggtatttaaagttaTGAATTAGGTATGAgtaatatacgagtacctacaaatattttacgattttgtcattagaaaaattaaaaacataaaaaattctaatttgaGATAATATcacaaatgttgtttttaattacttaagattctgcaaaataaatattctcaaaaacgttagttttttttgagaaaataaGTGCTTACCATTTACCAATTACCTTTAAAATAGTTactttattgcatattattattatgataataaaattgaatcaatTTATGATAGTAGGTTAGGTATAACCAATTACATTTGTTTGAATTTACTGCAATTAAatctaaagaataataataatatttaacttaatcaGTATATTTtcaagtgtattatattattttattaagtgtaacaaaattttaaaaaaaagatacaatataatttgagtTAATAATCCCGAATCCGTAGaccatttaatatgtaaattagtCGACGATAacgtatagttatataaattaaaaaattaatggcTTGTAGCCGTTGTTGATAATCTGAAATATTTGATTTGGACCGTACATCGCATCATGTTCTATAGTATATTTGTCTATCGCAATTTTtctgcaataaaataaaacattaatttagaaTACTTATCACTATACTAAGGTTATAGTGTAAatgaatttaacaaattttttgttGTAGTCGTGCATTAGTGCACGATGCATATACTTtgcaaaatcaattataaattcatttggtacgatttattatgataattataccgttaaattacattttattttagatatttttattcttagttatataaacgtattttttgtttttaatatatatatttttttataatataagtcattTTTGTACATTGTgggtatgtaattttatttaatttatttttaaattgtagatttcaaagaaaatacataatatactaaaacaaCAAGTGTTTATATTCACGTCATTAAAATGATACATACTTTTACATACGTAAGACTTATTAACGAATATTAAACGtgttgttaaatgttaataatataaatatagggtTAAAGTTAAATCGTCTTCTTTTACCTATTGCATTTATGgtttaaaaacaatgatttttaacgtacctatctaattaatttaaataataattattaagagttATAGGCATACTGACCATTACCGCCGATATGGGCCAATAATTGTTGTAAATTTGTTGGAAAAACTTTACAGCCTTCAATCCGCATAGTGTACGAATTTTAACGTAATATGACCGTAAAAAGTTTGtcaaatttctgtaaaaatcaTGATCATTCAacagaatacatattatttaaaaatattgattgtacgaaaaaaacaattcatttgtattattttaatagagtataatatacattaaactaaATCTCACTGGCATTTCTCGGGGTTCAGGTCATGTAATAACTGAAACTCTACTTGATCCATTTTTAGTTTATCTTGTATGTCTTTGTCTGTCGTCAGTTTATCTTGCTCGTCCCTGTTTATTATCTTCGATTGATATTTCAACTTTTGCTGTACTAGATTCTGTAGCCATTGTTTGCGCAGTACTTCGGTTTGTACGTCGCGGTCGTCTTCTGCCATATTCAAACATGCCAGGTGTTCTAGAAATTctaacaacaatatttaaaattaaaacacttctgataagataatattatgcaagATTGGAAAGTTGGACCACTAATGATTTATCAGACGTTTTATCGTCGGTATAGCGAAAATGAAAACATCgtcgaaaaattaattttatgaaactcTAGCAGTCTAGCCTATATTCAGGGCCTAATTAAGGAGTTGGTCGCCAGTAGGCTAGGATTGATTTGGCACcctagtataattaaaaaaatattttgtggcgACCCCAATTTAACATTGGCCGATTGGCGCCCTAGGCTGTTGGACTCAGCCTATTGGTTAATCAGGCCctgcctatattatacattgtattggATCAACGATAGAACCATTTTATCTATCTGTCGTATAATAAGTTAGATTAGATTGTATTCCATACTCATTACTAATACGAGTAGTTATATTTATTCCATCCGTGATTGCaggtatacttataagttataatatacctagtaatattcctatatgtttatataatatatatacgcgcgcACGTGTgtttgtgagtgtgtgtgtgtgtgtgtgtgtgtgtgtgtgtgtgtgtgtgtgtgtataaacaaCTATACCACACAACTATATTAGTTACTGCCAATAAGTAGGCCATAGTCATTAAACATAACTAagcaagtataaatattaattatatatatatatttgatattattaagcattatatataataattaatatatattattatataggtataagtcgtataacgacaaaataatattacaatattgtatttcatagctctaaataattttctatatttacgTATGTCAGGGCAGAAAAATCGGGACATTTGTACGGGCCTCGCGCATTAAAGGGCCTCGCGTTTTTAATTACACTTATGTCCTATAGAGCCTATAGTATAGGCTATAGTTGACTATAGTTGTTGATTAAATAAGTTTTGCCAAAGGCTTCGCAAAAGGTAGCGTCGTCCCTGACGTATGTAATAtgataagttaatatttttgagctttttttaaattattattacactattaatGTCTAAACATACCTTGCTTGTAAGGTCGGTCTTTGGTACAGAGAATACTGAAGTTATCTTCCTGTGGTGGCATAttcaacaacaatatatatttctttacaaAAGTCATATTtgcaaaacaattattataatacgagtttACACACTTAGAGAACCGTTCCACAATATTGAATCTGTTTTTGACAAACCACAAACTCAAAATgacaaattaacaataaaatcagTGCATTAAATCAGATAATTACATATAGGTAAGCCGTAaggtacagtattataatagggAATAGggatgttattacattttatattagcatagtgctatagtataataataactgacACTATAAAGCAGCACAGAGTACTAACTGCCGACGACCAGTCaacatgattatttattttaatttaaaattatagcggATGTaccaaaacaattataataacttggCTACGACAATGCCATAACGAAAGTTTGTaacaatcaataattttttaatgacaactttattattatacacaactactttttgtataaattatacaatattatggttatacaattaatatactttGTATAGGATAaggtaatatatacattttaactattaaaataagaacTGTTAACTAAATCAGTAAGCAGGCGTAGGTTCGGAATACTTTTAATATGAGTGGAGAATgactattgtaaaataaatatttttttttgattcaaacttaaaactgtaataacaataattaaatgtaaaaatctaTAGATGCTTAtaattgattgaaaatatttgacAGTTTTTATAGtagattattatagaaaaaaattaaaatatgggtTCTTAAAAGTTATCATTCACGAATTTGATTTACTacttaatcaataatttttgagCACTGCTACAAAAAAACATTCtacttaaaaatttgtttacagaaaagtatatttaattttgaaattaatttattttgttaaagtattcattgtaataatatagtttttaccagttaatttgaaaaaataatacttaaagaagaattatttttatatatgattataagttataactataattaaaaataatgaatcatttggtgttaaataaattacactgtaaacaatgattttaaataaacaaataaataatcattaatttaataatctagTTTACACTGCAGTctgtaaagtattataatttcctAAATCCCTATAGTTAGTGTGGAATAagaaggaataataataaattgattattataattataattaatacgtttttataacaatacgtttatatttacttatattatttcaaattttttaagttGCACTATATGTAACAgattaatacctaattaaaacaaaattaataaacttcttTTCAACTGagttattttggttatttttccatagtatatgtcttaaaattttagttagtactaaaagttattataattaattaacttaacgTTCTTAATGGTGATTGATGACTAACAAATATAACTAGTTATTTATCTCAATAATTTGCTAAtctttagaatttagatatattatagtattattatttttatagttcaatAATATACTGACGGACAATAGTAGTGGTCTGAATATTCGTAATTATCAATGTTATCAATAATttctttcataaaatatttaaatttaggcGAGCTACTGCAGTTGCCCTTTAAATCGCTCTCTTCGCAAATCCATTCATTCTTAATCTCATCGGATCTTGCCAACGCCACTAATGTCATCAAAATAGCTGTGGACATGTCAGAAGAACAACAacccaattttattaaatatatcatgaaaAATACTGTATACTTATAGAGTTATAGCATAACAATAtagatgaattttaaatttgaccATGGTTGTGtaattgtgttataattttgtaagaataaaaatatgtattttaataaaatagcacTCACTGATTACAAAGAATAGTTTCAGCATTTCTGtaacataacataacattataatataatataatatatttagaactgTTTTATTTCACTCGTTTGAGTTTTCACActtctattaactatttaactaatatattagtttcatataaaaccaaaatatattttttgtgtgtttaaaaattaatcatgcaCTTTTTAACTCGTACGATTGCATATAAATGcagcgtttatatattattgtgtgacACAAATGATAGGTATCGCGTAAAAGTGAACATATCCCTACCATTATTTAGTTATGTGAAATTTGACAGGCTCATTTGTATATAGGGTGATATACTAAACATGCTCATcccctatttttattttagtaatgatttatttaagttaattttttaatgtatcccAAAGACCAAATTTTCAAATCcttaaatttgtttgtaatattcAAGGAGCGTAACGTagtgatacaaacttctgttttccAAGTGAGATCCtctttttttactgtatattagTTAGTGGATAATTTGTTTGatcatttttatgtacctaatttaaaacttGAACAAGTACTTTTtcggttattaaaatgtttatactaaggatactattatattattataatagtctttAAGATTTTACGtatgtataaatagatatataatacatttaatatttattatacttgaagcatttttatagttataaataatgatataatataattattaaaattttgaaaactaaGCTATCTTCTGTATCTTTTAAACTCATATTTTATCATGAACGATGGACTTATTATATCCTTAGTATACAAAGTTAAATCACTCAAAAATTAATCgtacgaattttaattttaattttggtacgttaaatttttcaaaaagaattatcaattataaattaaataatttaaacagtttaaaggGAGATTCTCGTTTGAAAACAGAAGCTTATATCTTCATAAGACACTCCttaagtagtaaaaatatattgaggatttaaaaattatggtctttaagtataatttaaaattgtatacatcagATTTTGAATGACCGCAATATTTACGAAAAAGGGAATGAGTATGCTAGATGAATCACTCCGTAGTCCGTATACTAAACaatgaatatttcaatatatcttaatgcaaaaatactaaaattgtttatatataaaatgtaaagtttAACTTTTAAGCCTATGATCAACTCGTATACCCACTTATACgtacagttaaatattatatagttttcaatAAGCATAGAAATATATTTGGGACAATTTTTACTATCATTTATTCTAAGTCGAagacatgttttataataattatgtttagttaataaataataagttgtattttttctgttaaaatatagtaaacaatattaccattataggtttttatattcctgttaatttatatatttattatcttgtaatacatatagacatatagtataatacataatatgtatataattttagtgttgtcatacaattaattttattatcataaacaaataaatacatttatgacaATTGACGATCAACAGTTTAGTACAATAaatcaatcaataataaaaagctTACCAAAATAATAACCTTAATAAAAACGTACAAGTAAAGTAATacttttactaataaaaaaatagatataatgttTCTTACTTATGATTGCTACAGTGATCTGTAAAAGGTGTAAATAATCTGCTAAATAAAGTACCGGATAAgtatgtaactatattattacaattatattgtgCAAAATCgaatagaaatgtataataattaactgaGGAAAGAATCCAATCTATCCCGCAAGTACTCACGATCAAaaagattctaataattttggtttttcacCGACCACTTTTATTATGACCAGT
This genomic window contains:
- the LOC132921076 gene encoding uncharacterized protein LOC132921076, producing the protein MLKLFFVITILMTLVALARSDEIKNEWICEESDLKGNCSSSPKFKYFMKEIIDNIDNYEYSDHYYCPFNIVERFSKCVNSYYNNCFANMTFVKKYILLLNMPPQEDNFSILCTKDRPYKQEFLEHLACLNMAEDDRDVQTEVLRKQWLQNLVQQKLKYQSKIINRDEQDKLTTDKDIQDKLKMDQVEFQLLHDLNPEKCQNLTNFLRSYYVKIRTLCGLKAVKFFQQIYNNYWPISAVMKNCDRQIYYRT